CATGTTGCGGTCCATCTGCCACTACCTTTGCATTCACGGGATCTAATGCCAAATCAACGATTGTGTTAGTTGCCAATGGATGTCCTGATTTCCCAATAAGCACTACATCACCTCTGGTTACATTTAGTTGATGCCCATCATCTATTGTCGACGCCACGATTGTAGCTGGATTGTTTTGGCCCTCATCATCAGTGTGAACTAAAGTAGGATTTGTAGTCAAAGAAAGTTgattttcattcaattttttcttcaatgttTCAATAGCTCCAACTTTATTCCCTGATGAATGAATATCGTCAACACTCTTAGAATCAATATGCAAAAAAACAGTTTTTCCACCTTCGTTATTAATGCTTATTTCTCTGGTATTTTTAATGCCAAGTCTCGCACCAGTAACACTTTTGTTTTCAACAGTGTTGCTATTTGATTGCTGCCCAAAATCAACTTGCGACTCTATGACCAAAGTATTTCTAATGGTTAAACTTTGATCCCCTGAAGCTGATTCGTGCACAACTGTTTTGCCTAAGAGTTGcccaaaattttctttattttggcACTCCAAATCTAGTGCCACAACTACTTGATCATGGACACCACTTTTATCAACCACAAGGAATTTATTTTCAGCTCTCTTTTCATCTAATATTTCTCGAGCATCACCTTGATATTTTTCtatctcaaagcctacttgcgATGCTTCATAGTctcttctttttgaaaaattttactttatttatattaaattttcgTTAGATCTAAGAGCAtcattatatatgaaaaataacaaagatatcacattttaaaaaaatatatattgggATTTGTTCAATTAGGAATGAgctctggaaaaaaaaattagttcatGAACTAAGGCACatattttgttataaatttttttagggttctttcGTGATGAGGCGAACTCCAatctttttaaacaaaaagatgTTGCAGTTCGTTCAATTCCACGCAAactctaatatattttttttttaaaaaaattgaaccaacTAAGACAAGTTAGAACTTTTACGTATCGatctttttttatgaaaaacacATAGGGTTCGTCCATAATTGGgcaaattgtaatttatttattttaaaaaaaaaggatttgtcGAACTTTGAACCCtattcctcatgggatcgatCCTAACCTTtgttaggttctttatttggTCAACAATCGCTTTATACTTCTTttagaggtgtaatttgagcgtattaGTATATAATTGATATTGGTTGGTTCGGGTATCACGCCTGATTTATGTTGATTATTTTGTTAGGGgggataagggtttgaaaaatacctcaactttggtcgaatttgttgttgcacTACTAAACTTttatgaggacctattacctccctagactatttaatatcgtattttttaccccctgaactatttaatagtgtattttaaaggtatatatgtgtccacgtggacacattactatttataattttgtattattttttatgtccacgtgggcaaatatatatgtttaaaatacggtattaaatagctagggaggtaataggtcctcatgaaagtttagtatcgcaacaacaaattcgatcaaagttgaggtatttttcactCTTATTCCTTTGTTAGGTGATTGTACGAGTGAACcagatttatttatttgtgacaATGTTGGACATATTTTGTTGTGGTTGTTATGTATGTCATGGTGATGAGTTACTTGTTCGTATTTCATATATCTGCAGTTGGTCGATGATCCTATTAgtacattatttttttgagtattgatattgtacttttttttttaagtacaTGATATATTTCAATTGTTGTTGTGTGACCTTAGTTGTGATTTCCATGTTTTCTGAATCTAAAGTTGATTTGCTTTTTTCGGGCTGCCATAGATCATATTTTTTCTCTAATCCATTGTTCGGACTTAGATTTTTCATGTTTTGGGATCATCCCTATATTCTAGGCTATGTTAGATGTTTTGATACACGACTTTCAGATTCTAGAAAAATTATTTCCGCACGTTTTCCATCAACACTTGTGAATATTTACTTTAATTAATGAGACTACTATTTTAATTGTTTGTTAAGTGTTGGCTGGAATAATTGATTCTCGTACAAAAATTTAGAGTGAGACCTCTCACAACCGTTTAGATCGtgacaagtatatatatattataaattaaacccctcttattttataaaaaaatgtatataaatcTTGGAAagatattattagaaaaaaattgaacaagtttctataatactataatataattaaaggaGAAATCataaattacacaaatattGGATTCTTATTATCctaaataatttattgttattattattcctTATTTTCAAGAGTACCCcacttatatttttttactattctttttagcaaatcagtaattatttttttccttttctagttTATTGATTTTCATTTACCTTCCGATTATGTAAAATATTAgggttatttttttcataatatttactttttctttttcattttgtttacaACGGCCGCATATATTTAGGAGTTTTAttccttattttcttattaaaaaataacttttcacGTGTCACATACCACTATACTTTTGTTTGACTAGGGTTTTGGCAAGTTAGTGAGTGACGTGGCCTCTCTTGATTGGATGAGGATTGTTTTGGtcaaattcatgaaaattttgtaaagaaataaatgcacgcaattttatatataaaattacaaaagatTTAATGTCTTAACACTTCAGTTTTTCTCtataaatatcttctttgtgccttttaatttcatattatatttatccTTAAAAGTATTTCTGTCTCTCTAgaggttgatttttttttcttaaacattaGGGTTTTCTCTTTAATCCAAGATCCCTTTTTGGGTGTTTTTAGTTCTTTGCTTTGGGTTAAGAAGTGGTTGTTCTAATCTGAGATTTCGATTTAGGTGAAAggtatgatttttttctcttcatctctgattgttttttttttttttttgtgtttgatttgctttttgtttttgttggttTCTTTACAAGCTGATTTATTTTGTTCATGACTTTTCTTGAAATGAAGTATTTTTGTGATGTCATTTTAGGTGCTATCTGCCTGGGTTTTGTTTTGCTTATAATTTTACTGTGGTtctagttaaattttttatttgtggaaTTATCCTGTGAATTTATCGAAATCATCGGAGCCATGGAAAATCCTAATTTGACTTTTGATTATATTTGATATGAATTTAGTGGTGTGTGatttagttataatattttttatgtgaattttaattttttttgtaaagctTTGTCATTTTACCCTTTTAGTTAAGTTAATTTGCTTTAAAAACACTTAATTAtcttgaaaataattatcatatgtcttttttttttttttttggttaatggATTATTTTTGGTAAACTTCTTTTTTAGGTTTTGTTATACTTATGATTTTTGTTCAAGCtttgattttgtgtttttttaccttttcaatTTTAATGAATTTACTTAGAAAGCTCTAAAGTAGCTTGAAATTAATTGGCATATGTTTATATTGTTCATTTTAAAGGTTCATTGATCTTGTTCAGGCATTTGTCTGATTGTAACGCTTGTTGATTGAATGATAAGAAAAGCTTTAATTTGAGAATTAAGATTCATTAAAGACTTTCAAACTCAATTCACTAAAATGAAATGTGTACTAATCATATCATTACTATTGCATTAAATGTATTAGATTTGTatcatataattttgaatttagagAAGCTTAAAATTAAACACATgctaatctatatatatatatcattaatgATATGTTTGAATTATGATACAAACAAACATTTATTGTACATATTAAAGTATGATTATAATTGGATTTTATGTATTTGTTTTTGAGTTAGATGGAGACATCAAGTGAAGGAGATACTCATGATGCAAGTTATTCGAAATCACCTATTGATCTTAATCTTCCATTGCCAGTACAAATGAATGGTGGGGATTGTCAGCATCTTTCGATACGGTTagtttcttttgttattttttgtacactaaattagttttttttttcctttttgttcgGTTAATTAAGTCATCTAAAATCTTTCTTTATGACATAATACTCTTTTCATGATATTAGTGAACACATTATCATCTTCCTTTTTCCCTACATTGATATTCATGTCTAGCTAATAAATGAAGAATTATTTTGTGAAAAAAGATCCAATTATCTCTTCTCTATTAGAGGATTGATTTCTCATATAATTACTTAACTATACTTATAATTACTACTTCAGAAaatcatctttctttctcttttttcaataaaaagtgACTTATTTTGGAGAAATAACTAACAGTTGAGTGGTCACTTGAGAAATCAACTCCTTTTTAGattgaaaaggaaataaatcaatatatttatTGGTCAATTTCTTTGCAATACAATCAATAAGTTGCTGAGATGTAAAAGAAAGACATTATATATAATCTATTCACCTTTTGAATTAAGCAGTAACCCCTCAAAGCAACTTCCTACCGAAGAAGTTTCAGAACATACGTGGTGTTGGTATGCTGATTACACTCATAAGATTGGAGTTGATGGAAGTGTAGGAGACAAAATTGGACCACCTTCTCTTAGATTGAGAAAGGAAACTGATCAAACATCAAAAGGAGGTGATGCAAATTTAAGAAAACATAGTAGGTGGGATTTGCAGGAAGATATCACAAATGTTGCAAAGTGTCGTAAAACTCAAAAAGTGCGGTTGATGACCGAATTGTTGAGTGGAAAATTCAATTTGGGGAGAAGTTCTATGAATGCTAAACTAATTTCAGCGAATAATATGTCCATGGAGCTAAATAGAGTTGCACCACCTATGGATAAGGGTATGAGGATGGCGGTTTCTCAGTCAGAAAATGAGTTATATCAAGAGAAGTTACGTCAAACTCTAAAAAGCTTCACAAATGctcaaaaacatgctaaaaatgaCCCAACTCAAAGAAAGAACATTCCATATTGGCCGACTATACTGAAGGACAATAAAAGTTGTGAGCCTCTTAAGGTGAATGGGGTTGGATCAAGTGAATCTTTACAGAAAGAAGTAATTTCGTCTGGAAGACAATCAAATTTGGTTCAATTAGATCAATCCAGgagaaatagtttcatcaacCTCAACCCAATCATTGACCTGAGCCATAGCTCAATACTACAAAGAAATCAAAGATCTTCAAAGGTCACAGAAAAAAGAGCATCAACTTATATGCCACCAACAAGTAATATGAGGATGTTCAGATATTGGAAGGAAGTAAATTATCCCCAAACCCAAAATGGAGTATTTCCATGGAGAACTTCAGGATCAACCAATTTTAATCCATCTTATGCTAATGATGGATTGCTCAGAAGTAATACTGCAACAACACAAGTTAAGGATCGAACAACCAAACTTCCAAATTCAGTGCAAGTTTCTTCTCCTGTCTCCACTAGATGGGGGTCGCACAATATTGAAATATCAAGTCCAATAAAATTTTCTATTGCGCAAAACACAGCTTTTCAACCTTACAATCtacatgaaaatcataaatttgGAAAAGTTGTTATTAGCTCAGTTCAAAAAGGAAAGACTATAAGTGACCTTAAAAGTACGAATTCAATGAGAGCTGAGGACAAGAGCATCAAAGGTATGAGGTCTTTGAATCCTTTTTCCAATGAGGGCATGTTAGCAATACAATTGTCTAGATATCAAGAAAGACATTTGACCCCTTACAACATCCACCCACCGTTTCTCTTGCATGAAAATCCATGTATCTACAATGGATCATTATTGCCTCATCATCAATTGAAGGAGTCCTCTGGTATTTATATGAGTGATTTTCCTGAAATTCAAAGCTCCCGACAACATGTTTCTTGCATTAAGGGTAAACTTGAATTTTCCAcattttcatataatttgtGCATTTACTATTGgctcaatcaaataaaagacGATTGATTTTACAGATCAAAGTGTATCTCTTGGACTCCAACAGAAGAAAAGAAAGGCTCATGCACTTGAAAAACTTGGAAGAAGAAAATTGCAGCAGTCTACATCTTCAAGTGGCATTCTACACATTGCTAGAAATTCTGGTTCAAAAATTGATATGATGCAAGATGATAATATTTCCAAAACATTAGACATGAGGAGCTATTATACCCCTACAACTGTATTGCCTGTCATTAAAATTTCTAAAGAGAATCCTCCTTGTCTTTTTAATCAAAATCCTGTTGATATTGCGGATGCTGATGATGAAAGGTACTTCAGAACTATTGAGGATCAAAGAATTCGGGACAAGAGTTCTTTGCGGGAAAACTGGAGTTGAAGTAAAGTCGGATGGATGGTAGATGCAAAGGAGAAAGGAAAGGCAAGGAAGAATGCTAGTTGTTCGTTTGAAATATTAATTCTTCTAGGGATATAATAGTTGTTAATTCAACTACTGTCACCAAAACATATATCTTTGTTCGTTTCGAACTTAATCTTATACAAACGGTTTAATGAGACAAATCAACTTTGATGttcatcttttgtttttctGGTATATGCATAATGTATTGATTCTTTTCTGTTAGAAATGTTTTAGGTGACTCTTTAAACTTCTTCGGTTAGTGAAAAACACTTCTTGAATTTTGTCGGCTATTATTTTAGTGCATGCTACTATTTTAGTGCAAAGTGTCATGTCCCGTCACTTTACTTCTCAAATTCGGCATCGAAATAGGGAGAAGAATCTAGAGTTACAGAGAGACTTATGGAGAGCTCTAGAACCCCTTGGATATTTTAAGAAGACTTTGGAATTTCCTAGAAattgtagagaattctagaatgTGGACTAAAGTGTAATATTGTAGgaacttgtaaagtaattattatttacacTTAGGCCCTTAGAGAATAGTAAAAATAGATGGCCTCCCATTTGCAAAATCATCAAACAAAGTGTAAGCAATCTTTCACAAAGCAATACAAAACCTTCTTTCAAAGTTCTCAGATCAATCCAAGAGAAATAGTTTCACCAACCTCAACCCAATCATTGACCTGAATTATAGCTCAATACTACAAAGAAATCAACGACCTTTAAAGGTTACCGAAAAAAGAGCATCAACTTATAAATTTGCATGAAAGGAATTATCCCCAAACCCAAAATGGAGTATTTCCATGGAGATGGTTACAGAAAAAAGAGCATCAACTTATATACCACCAACATGTAATATGAGGATGCTCATAAAAAGAATTATCCCCAAACCCAAAATGGAGTAATTACATGGAAAAATTCAGGATCAATCAATTTTAATCCATCTTATGCTAATGATGGATTGCTCAGAAGTAATACTGCAACAACACAAGTTAAGGATCGAACAATCAAACTTTCAAATTCAGTGCAAATTTCTTCTCCTGTCCCCACGGGGTCGCACAATGTTGAAATATCAAGTCCTGTAAAAATTTCTATTGCGAAGAACACATCTTTTCAACCTTACAATCtacatgaaaatcataaatttgGAAAAGTTGTTATTAGGTCAGTTCAAAAAGGAAAGACTATAAGTGACCTTAAAAGTACGAATTCAATGAGAGTTGAGGACAAGAGCATCTAAGGTATGATGTCTTTGAATCCTTTTTTCAATGAGGGCATGTTAGCAACACAATTGTCTAGATATCAAGAAAGACCTTTTACCCTTACAACATTCCCCCACTGTATGAAAATTCATGTATCTACAATGGATCATTCTTGCCTCATCATCAATTGTAGGAGTCATCTGGTATTTATATTAGTGATTTTCTAGAAATTCAAAGCTCCCGACTACATGTTTCTTGCTTTAAGGGTAAACTTGAATTTTCCACATTTTCATATCATTTGTGCATTTACTATTGTCTCACACAAATAAAAGATGGTTGATTTTACAGATCAAAGTGTATCTCTTGGAACCCAACAGAAGAAAATAAAGGTTGATGCACTTGAAAAACTTGGAAGAAGAAAATTGCAGCAGTGTTTACATCTTCAAGTGGCATTCTACACACTACTAGAAATTCGTTTATGCACTTGAAAAACTTGGAAGAAGAAAATTGCAGCAGTCTACATCTTCAAGTGGCATTCTACATACTACTAAAGATTTTGGTTCAAAAATTGATATGATGCAGGATGATAATATTTCCAAAACATTAGTTATGGGGAGCTATTATACTTCTGCAACTATATTGCATGTCATTAGAATTTCTAAAGAGAATCCTCCTTGtctttttaatcaaaattttgttGATATTGCGGATGCTGATGATGAAAGGTACTTCAGATCTATTGAGGATCAAAGAATTCGGGACAAGAGTTCTTTGTGGGAAAATTGGAGTTGAAGTAAAGTCGGATGGATGGTAGAGGCAAGGGAGAAAGGAAAGGCAGGGGAGAATGCCAGTTGTTCGTTTGAAATATTAATTCTTCTAGGGATATAATAGTTGTTAATTCAACTACTGTCACCAAAACATATATCTTTGTTTGTTTCAAACTTAATCTTATACAGACGGTTTAATGAGACAAATCAACTTTGATGttcatcttttgtttttttgtatttgtataatgtattgattattttctGTTAGAAATGTTTTAGGAGACTCTTTAAACTTCTTCGGTTAGTGAAAAACACTTGTTGAATTTTGCCGGCTACTATTTTAGTGCAAAGTGTCATGTCCCGCCACTTTGCTTCTCAAATTCGGCACTGAAATAGGGGAGAAGAATTTAGAGTTACAGAGAGGCTTATGGAGAACTCTAGAACCCCCTAGATATTTCAAGAAGACTTTGAAATTCCCTAGAAATTATAGAGAATTTTAGAATATGGACTAAAATGTAAATATTGTAGGGACTTGCaaagtaattattatttacacTTAGGCCCTTAGggagtagtataaatagagggccTCCCATTTACAAAATCATCcaacaaagtgtaagaaatcTTCCACAAAGCAATATAAAACCTTCTTTCAAAGTTCTCTTGTCTTTCTTTACATTTTCTTAGCGATCTAGCTTCaaaaggcttacttgagctCATAAGACCGTGAAAGAatagtgagtaagttgtcaagtgtcGCACGGAACATTAATGAGACTTTAAGTCCGTGACAAAAGGCTCTGTTCActcaaactttaattcaattagggatatcaaaaatttaaattttgatgtctATGCATGTATTTTTAGTTACGACTCACGAGTCTTTTGCTTCTCGGGTTGTAACACTCCTAAATATTAACCAAGAGTCGCATGCCGATTTACCATTGCTTAACTAGtacaatatgttttactctcattttaggaacttaaaatgttgtgataattgctaacttgcttaacataaattgtgatcgtaatttaagggattgtgatggggtgtttaggtaatattctaattagaattatgtataactttaaaaggagatgagggatatatatatatatatatatgcattttgggcagcacacaaatttttgggcagcacctttgaaggacagctgcccaagggataaacatcacttgtttGACTACATATTTTCACCCCTCCTTTAGTAATTTCGTTTTCCTCAAGCCTTAGAACCTtagaaacatatctaaatagatttttcttcaaaatcacaagagaaaacttggttcttttggctggaattcgagacacacTTCTTTTTTGTAAGTGACGTAATTTGTTCATGAGCTGGGTTATgtttggtaatttatgcatatctcATCCTCTAGAACTCCgtttacagtgaataaatatgatttggaaagctaattcgtagacctacaacttttatgtttatgtaaaactctgatttagctgttatagAATCAAAATATGGGACGTAACATAGGACAAATTCTATCCAGATTTTGAAATTACAAATCCTGTATGGAcagctgttagtgttttgaatatatctttttataaaaaatatattttacggtgattcttgtttgtttgcgACCTTAAGAGGTGTAGCTACATCTTTCacgaaggttataaagtctagttttgctgttttcttttcaaatctaagttgcgacataaGGTACTAGGCTTGCCAGAATCACTGTTCTGGGAGCATAGTCATGTTTTTACATGCTAAGCTTACTTAtgatgataattttgttttacaccaatattattgagctgctgggaattaaagaagttatttaattgtattttttaaggttgtatatactcgtgaacaagttgaggaccttgatacgttgtggtctacggtttgaactcttgaagttgtaTTGGATtgtttctttgctaaagcactgaggtttgtgtataaaattgtatttgcactcttttaactgcTAGTATATCTGAAAtttgatcttggtaccttggttactcttgtcactttgcattgttgtATTGGTATCCTTTGAGAAGTTAAAGacacttgtgtaactcgcccacttgtatgNNNNNNNNNNNNNNNNNNNNNNNNNNNNNNNNNNNNNNNNNNNNNNNNNNNNNNNNNNNNNNNNNNNNNNNNNNNNNNNNNNNNNNNNNNNNNNNNNNNNNNNNNNNNNNNNNNNNNNNNNNNNNNNNNNNNNNNNNNNNNNNNNNNNNNNNNNNNNNNNNNNNNNNNNNNNNNNNNNNNNNNNNNNNNNNNNNNNNNNNNNNNNNNNNNNNNNNNNNNNNNNNNNNNNNNNNNNNNNNNNNNNNNNNNNNNNNNNNNNNNNNNNNNNNNNNNNNNNNNNNNNNNNNNNNNNNNNNNNNNNNNNNNNNNNNNNNNNNNNNNNNNNNNNNNNNNNNNNNNNNNNNNNNNNNNNNNNNNNNNNNNNNNNNNNNNNNNNNNNNNNNNNNNNNNNNNNNNNNNNNNNNNNNNNNNNNNNNNNNNNNNNNNNNNNNNNNNNNNNNNNNNNNNNNNNNNNNNNNNNNNNNNNNNNNNNNNNNNNNNNNNNNNNNNNNNNNNNNNNNNNNNNNNNNNNNNNNNNNNNNNNNNNNNNNNNNNNNNNNNNNNNNNNNNNNNNNNNNNNNNNNNNNNNNNNNNNNNNNNNNNNNNNNNNNNNNNNNNNNNNNNNNNNNNNNNNNNNNNNNNNNNNNNNNNNNNNNNNNNNNNNNNNNNNNNNNNNNNNNNNNNNNNNNNNNNNNNNNNNNNNNNNNNNNNNNNNNNNNNNNNNNNNNNNNNNNNNNNNNNNNNNNNNNNNNNNNNNNNNNNNNNNNNNNNNNNNNNNNNNNNNNNNNNNNNNNNNNNNNNNNNNNNNNNNNNNNNNNNNNNNNNNNNNNNNNNNNNNNNNNNNNNNNNNNNNNNNNNNNNNNNNNNNNNNNNNNNNNNNNNNNNNNNNNNNNNNNNNNNNNNNNNNNNNNNNNNNNNNNNNNNNNNNNNNNNNNNNNNNNNNNNNNNNNNNNNNNNNNNNNNNNNNNNNNNNNNNNNNNNNNNNNNNNNNNNNNNNNNNNNNNNNNNNNNNNNNNNNNNNNNNNNNNNNNNNNNNNNNNNNNNNNNNNNNNNNNNNNNNNNNNNNNNNNNNNNNNNNNNNNNNNNNNNNNNNNNNNNNNNNNNNNNNNNNNNNNNNNNNNNNNNNNNNNNNNNNNNNNNNNNNNNNNNNNNNNNNNNNNNNNNNNNNNNNNNNNNNNNNNNNNNNNNNNNNNNNNNNNNNNNNNNNNNNNNNNNNNNNNNNNNNNNNNNNNNNNNNNNNNNNNNNNNNNNNNNNNNNNNNNNNNNNNNNNNNNNNNNNNNNNNNNNNNNNNNNNNNNNNNNNNNNNNNNNNNNNNNNNNNNNNNNNNNNNNNNNNNNNNNNNNNNNNNNNNNNNNNNNNNNNNNNNNNNNNNNNNNNNNNNNNNNNNNNNNNNNNNNNNNNNNNNNNNNNNNNNNNNNNNNNNNNNNNNNNNNNNNNNNNNNNNNNNNNNNNNNNNNNNNNNNNNNNNNNNNNNNNNNNNNNNNNNNNNNNNNNNNNNNNNNNNNNNNNNNNNNNNNNNNNNNNNNNNNNNNNNNNNNNNNNNNNNNNNNNNNNNNNNNNNNNNNNNNNNNNNNNNNNNNNNNNNNNNNNNNNNNNNNNNNNNNNNNNNNNNNNNNNNNNNNNNNNNNNNNNNNNNNNNNNNNNNNNNNNNNNNNNNNNNNNNNNNNNNNNNNNNNNNNNNNNNNNNNNNNNNNNNNNNNNNNNNNNNNNNNNNNNNNNNNNNNNNNNNNNNNNNNNNNNNNNNNNNNNNNNNNNNNNNNNNNNNNNNNNNNNNNNNNNNNNNNNNNNNNNNNNNNNNNNNNNNNNNNNNNNNNNNNNNNNNNNNNNNNNNNNNNNNNNNNNNNNNNNNNNNNNNNNNNNNNNNNNNNNNNNNNNNNNNNNNNNNNNNNNNNNNNNNNNNNNNNNNNNNNNNNNNNNNNNNNNNNNNNNNNNNNNNNNNNNNNNNNNNNNNNNNNNNNNNNNNNNNNNNNNNNNNNNNNNNNNNNNNNNNNNNNNNNNNNNNNNNNNNNNNNNNNNNNNNNNNNNNNNNNNNNNNNNNNNNNNNNNNNNNNNNNNNNNNNNNNNNNNNNNNNNNNNNNNNNNNNNNNNNNNNNNNNNNNNNNNNNNNNNNNNNNNNNNNNNNNNNNNNNNNNNNNNNNNNNNNNNNNNNNNNNNNNNNNNNNNNNNNNNNNNNNNNNNNNNNNNNNNNNNNNNNNNNNNNNNNNNNNNNNNNNNNNNNNNNNNNNNNNNNNNNNNNNNNNNNNNNNNNNNNNNNNNNNNNNNNNNNNNNNNNNNNNNNNNNNNNNNNNNNNNNNNNNNNNNNNNNNNNNNNNNNNNNNNNNNNNNNNNNNNNNNNNNNNNNNNNNNNNNNNNNNNNNNNNNNNNNNNNNNNNNNNNNNNNNNNNNNNNNNNNNNNNNNNNNNNNNNNNNNNNNNNNNNNNNNNNNNNNNNNNNNNNNNNNNNNNNNNNNNNNNNNNNNNNNNNNNNNNNNNNNNNNNNNNNNNNNNNNNNNNNNNNNNNNNNNNNNNNNNNNNNNNNNNNNNNNNNNNNNNNNNNNNNNNNNNNNNNNNNNNNNNNNNNNNNNNNNNNNNNNNNNNNNNNNNNNNNNNNNNNNNNNNNNNNNNNNNNNNNNNNNNNNNNNNNNNNNNNNNNNNNNNNNNNNNNNNNNNNNNNNNNNNNNNNNNNNNNNNNNNNNNNNNNNNNNNNNNNNNNNNNNNNNNNNNNNNNNNNNNNNNNNNNNNNNNNNNNNNNNNNNNNNNNNNNNNNNNNNNNNNNNNNNNNNNNNNNNNNNNNNNNNNNNNNNNNNNNNNNNNNNNNNNNNNNNNNNNNNNNNNNNNNNNNNNNNNNNNNNNNNNNNNNNNNNNNNNNNNNNNNNNNNNNNNNNNNNNNNNNNNNNNNNNNNNNNNNNNNNNNNNNNNNNNNNNNNNNNNNNNNNNNNNNNNNNNNNNNNNNNNNNNNNNNNNNNNNNNNNNNNNNNNNNNNNNNNNNNNNNNNN
This genomic stretch from Solanum stenotomum isolate F172 chromosome 10, ASM1918654v1, whole genome shotgun sequence harbors:
- the LOC125843025 gene encoding uncharacterized protein LOC125843025, which encodes METSSEGDTHDASYSKSPIDLNLPLPVQMNGGDCQHLSIRNPSKQLPTEEVSEHTWCWYADYTHKIGVDGSVGDKIGPPSLRLRKETDQTSKGGDANLRKHSRWDLQEDITNVAKCRKTQKVRLMTELLSGKFNLGRSSMNAKLISANNMSMELNRVAPPMDKGMRMAVSQSENELYQEKLRQTLKSFTNAQKHAKNDPTQRKNIPYWPTILKDNKSCEPLKVNGVGSSESLQKEVISSGRQSNLVQLDQSRRNSFINLNPIIDLSHSSILQRNQRSSKVTEKRASTYMPPTSNMRMFRYWKEVNYPQTQNGVFPWRTSGSTNFNPSYANDGLLRSNTATTQVKDRTTKLPNSVQVSSPVSTRWGSHNIEISSPIKFSIAQNTAFQPYNLHENHKFGKVVISSVQKGKTISDLKSTNSMRAEDKSIKGMRSLNPFSNEGMLAIQLSRYQERHLTPYNIHPPFLLHENPCIYNGSLLPHHQLKESSGIYMSDFPEIQSSRQHVSCIKDQSVSLGLQQKKRKAHALEKLGRRKLQQSTSSSGILHIARNSGSKIDMMQDDNISKTLDMRSYYTPTTVLPVIKISKENPPCLFNQNPVDIADADDERYFRTIEDQRIRDKSSLRENWS